The sequence TCTTGCGCTGAGatgctctaggattctttcccagtcaatTGCATGAGAACTTATATGTCGTTTGGGAGCGTGGGGGGGATTGTGGGAAGGCAGTGGAGGATTATCAGCATGCAAGTGATTTTgtctgcatcctcactgcaaagtgggtgggttccAGTCTGAGTGAAAGCAAGCTCAGGCTCTAACCCACACTACCCCTGGCCGGGCCTCAAAGCACCTCCAGTCCCGGAATGCACAGGTTTTTGTGTGGGTAGGGGAGAGATTGGGCTAAAACGTGGGTAAGAGCCCGGGTGAACTGTGCAATGAAGATACACCCTACATTCGACAAAACCCCAGAGAAGAAACGGTAAGGAACAACCCTGCACTAGGGTCCTCCACGCAGCCTCCCCTCTCACTCCAGTGAGTGACTATCTACAACCGATCATTTCCCCCATCCATTGTTTTGTTCCCTCTGTAGCTCCCTTTCACCCCCGCCCCCTAAATCTCAACTCCTGTCTTCAACGACGGTAAGGCCATCTCTACGTCGAGCCCTTGCACTGCACTCTACCATGTGGCCTTAGCGATGCcccagagcacatggcaggagcACTAGAAAGTGATGGATCACCACATAGGAGGTAAAAGGCAGAAAATACAAATAGCCTTTCAGAAAGAATCATAGGTTCATGGGGAAATAATATAGACCCCTTCTCGTTCCTATGTGGAATGGCATAAATCTTCACAGACCTGAGCTATTGCAAACTCACGGGGGCGTTCTCAGGTTTTAGCTGAATGTTTCCATGGTGATCTTTTTAAAGAGACTTTAATTCTGGTAAAAAACGTTGGGCTGACAACTCTGGAAACCTAACCCTCCTATATGTCAgtggtgatttttggttttaGCTAGTCATTATTAAGATAAAAGACTTcacacaaactgaaaaaatcaaaTGTCTCTTTCCCTTTTTGGGGTAGTGATTTTTGTGACCCAATTTTACAGCTAAAATTTAAGCCTCACTTTTAATTTGAAACATTCAATAAAGGCTTGTCACAGGAAAATAGAGTTTTTCATATTTGTTATTAGGAGCTGTTTGCTTGGAAATAAGTGGCATGGGGGAACAGTTTGTTTTATTACCTTTATGCCTGTCACAGTGATGGCTTTTGGGTAACACATTAACTTGCAAAGATTCCATTATGTCCTTAGGGTAATATAAATCCCTTGGAGGAGATAATGCACCACCAAAAGAGAATGGTAATGAGGTAAAGCAAACAGAAGCAAAAGATAATTACATTAGAGATTTTTTTCCTTAGCCAAAATGCACCGTTAGTGGAGATCGAAGCAGAGTAGAATAAAGACTGTGAGCTCATTTTCaatatcattattttttttacctTCCCATAAATCCACTGTCTGGAAAATATCTGTTGTTCTTACTCCATAGATTTCAGCAGCTTTTAAGAATTGAGAAATTTGTTCCATCTGCTTGAAAGCCATTTTTGATTCGGAGATCTTTGGAATGGGTTCTTTTCCCTTTGGATGTAAACTGTTTATTAACTTGCACAATAGCTAAGagataaaaatagaaacagaagtttaaaaaaaaatcgattAGTTCCAGATCACTAAAGCAGAAGGTAATTTCTGTGTGTTGGATTATGCTGTGTGAAGCTCTGACATGGGTAGAATCTCTCAGAGaaatcatttctttaaaaaaaaaaaaaaaaaagatagaaaaccACCACTGGTATCAATCTGAGTATTAAAGTGCCATTAAAGGTTTTATGAAATGACACTGATAACCTGATCAAATATGCATTGATCTACTGCAAGAAATAAAACAATTATTTACTAGGGGTTATGTAACAATTGACAGTAGtgggagaaaaaaggaaaactCAGCACTATCAATTGAAATATTGTTAAAGTACCATTGGCAGAGATTCAATAATTAGCCAGCAGCCAAGTCTTACTGCCCTTTGCAAACAGCAGCATTTGTGTGTTTATTTGATAAACCAATGGAATACAGCGTAATAGCTCTAGAATTATTCCCAAGGAGAAAGACATCATCAAACGCACCAGTCTGtgtgtattacacacacaaacagcaacACTTTTATTTTCTTCACAAAAAAGTACAAACCTGATTGTAAAAGCAAGTCTCTTGTTCCTCTATGAGAAATTATAGCAAAGGAATGAGTCAAACCTAACATACGTATCCCGATACACTGGCAGAAAAATTATTCTGAAATAGCAAAAACGTCCTGATCAGAAGGAAACCAGTAATAGTACAGTCAATACTAGTAATATAGTCGAAAATAACCCATGACCTCAGTCCTATGCAGTCAGATGAAAATACACAGTTAGGGTATAGATGTTAATAGACTAAGATGCATTGTACACATATAAATAATGCTTATATGAAATTAGATCAACACTTACCGTTCCATCCATTagccatttctgaaaattttgccttCCAGGAGGTGGATGCTCTATCTTTTCACCACTCTGTATAATAATCCAATCCACTAGCTTGTTCTCTAATTCCAGGTCATATTTCTGTTCAATCTTTTCCTGCACTTCTCGGCTTAAACCATAGCTCGGTCCTCTGTTAGCCATCTCTGGAACAAAAATACCAATTGTTTATTTATAGGGTTCTGATAACACTGATTTAAGTATATACACCAGCCCAAATCTATACGTCAATGCAGATCAACtaccaaaaatcaaaacaaaagcagGCATTGGCTTTAATTGTTTTGCAGgggcaaaaatttaaaaaaaaataaatcatttttccagtcaaacagcagcaaaaatcaaattacagtttaaattaaaatagaTTGCCAGTGAGATTTCTGCTATAGCAACAAAGAGATTCTAATAGAGTTTCAGATCAGTATCATCACTGCCAGCAAATCCAGAAGTACTTTAAAATTGCCTACATAATACTTGCTAATAACAAGAAGACTATACATGGGAACTCAAGGGATCCTTTCAGAGATGCAATCGGGGTGTGAGGTTTAGAAATCCAGAGACCATCGAATGGAAAATCACTGAGAAATTTAAGAAGAGATGAAGACTGCTGCGATACCCTGCTGTTGCAGCATCGTGATTTGAAGAACAGTGTATTGATTTGATTTTCCTCACATATGAGGAGGGTCAAAGCAGGGGCGTTGCTAAGAGCCACTGAAAGGCCTGCCTACTCAGCATAGCCAAGGAGGTATCTAATCTGCAGTCTGCTTAAGTGCCAACTTCCCCTGCTCGGTTTTCTTCACTTTCCTGGTCCAGTTCTATTTTACTTCGGTTCGTCCACTAAACCCAGCATCAGACTAACTGAGCTCCCTAGAGTTAAAAATACTTATAGGAGGATTTGGTTGGTATCATTTCATTATCTAAATGTAACAGGAACCAATAGATATTGGAAAATGTGGAAAGTATTTTTCTCCCTGCTCTGCATCCTGTGTGCTAGCATCATTGGAGAgtgaaagaacaaaaccaaaacccaagcTGGAGAGTACTAATTTAAAGTACTAACAAGGGCATAATTAGGGGTGgtgaataaaattaaacaaaagagaAATTGATTAGGCAGACTAAAGCAAGTCTTCCTAGCAGCAAGATGTATTAGGCTGTCAAATAGTCTTCCAAGGAAAAAGCTAGAAGCCCCATCACTTGTGACATTAAAAACATGACTGGACTAAAAATGAGCAAATGTGCTGTAGAGAACAAGGACCATATCCTCAGCGTGTGTGAGTCAGCATGGCTCTGTTGAGCTCTAAGAgatctatgccaatttacactaacTGAGGACCTGACCCTAACACTGCAGTAGCAGGGCGGGAGCACTAGATAACCCGAGATAGGGTGTTTTTTGGTCTAACTGGTATGGTTTTAGGGTTTATAAACCAAAATTCTTTTGATCCTTTCTCTAATTACACCAAATTTCATCACACATCCTTTTGTCCTTGCTCTGAATCCATCCCGCTGTAATATGGGCTCTTTTAGACACATGAACTCTGAATGCAAGTGGTTTGTAAAGCCCCGATGTGGATTCAGCATCATCAAGTCTTTTCCAGTAAAACTGTATATTATTTCTTTTTACAGCTCCTTGTATATCTAGCACATGATTCTCTCCTCTTCCATTTCCTTCAGATTCTGAAGCTCTGAGCTCTCAGATTTATATTGCTCAGGACACCCTCAGGCTTAACCAGCTGCAGTAGATGAAAAATTTAATAGATGACCTCATTCATTCTTCTCCACAAGCATTGCATTTAGTGCTTTCTGTTTTGTGCAGTGGTAAATTTAAAACCAATGAAATATATTCTTACATAATTCAGCTGTTCCAGAGAATGCGTTACGTGACAAGGCTATTATTCAGGTCCTTTCCGTTTCATGCTGCCTCAGGTGCACAGAAGCGATCAGCTACAGAAAACAAGAACAAAGACCTCAAACCAAGCCTTAAGAAGGTGGGGAAAAGAAACTGCAGCAGTAGCACAGAAAAAGGAAGAGCAGAATGTGAATTTGGTTGCCTTTACATAAAGACAATGGTTATGAGCCGTATCATTCACTGTTTAGCCTACTCCTGCTTAAGGGACAGGAAACTCAGGGCTTGAACTTGCTTGGAATCCTTCCATTAAAAGATGTGCATATATCACTGGGATCTCGGTGGCAGTAGCAGGAGGCTCAGCACCCGCTATCTGTGGGCTCCACAGAAGCTGTGTGCCAATGCACCAATGCCAAGCTGGCCACAGCTCCTTTTGTCTTTGAGGCAGCACAACGCTCACAGGCTGCGCACCAACAtattccctcccaccctcaaccCTGCCTCCCCAAGCCAGCTCTCAAAGGGGTGGTCCACACTGTAGAAGAGGAGGAGTGCGCCGGAGCATTCATGTTGATTGTTAATAAGTCTTGGGCCAAAGGGGGAgtttcagaggactggaagaaagcaaatattgtggtggtaattaaaaataattacttgtGTTGTACATGGGACAACACAAGTAATTATCGTCCTGTCAACCAGCCAGTGAGCTCAGGCAAAATAATGGCTAAGAGGAGACTTGCTTAATAAAGAATTAGAGGATAATATCGGTGATATTAATCAACACGGATTTATGGGACAAACACATTTTGTCAAActaatcagattttttaaaaatgagattacaagtttggtcaATAAAGGTAggagtgttgatgtaatagacttttgtaagacatttgacttggtatcacacaacattttgattaagaaactagaatgatacaaaatcaacaCAGCACATGTTGCGGATTAAAAagtggctaactgataggtctcaaaatgtaactgtaagcAGGGAATCATTATCAAGCACTTCTTTATAGTGTGGACTTTCTTGGCCCTGTATTattcaatgacctggaagaagaaAGAAATCACTATGATAAagtttaccacttccccaatcttCATATTGTCTATGAACAATAAAGAGGACGGGTCTCTGATACAAAGTGATTTGGATTGTTTGGTTAAAATGGGATTTTATTACAACCAAGTGTAAAGTGTAGtttgggggactctatcctgggaagcagaagctgaaaaggacttgggggtcCCGATGGATAATCAGCTCAACATGAGCTCTTAGTATGacactgtgaccaaaagggcCACTGTGAACCTTGGGTGCACagacaggggaatctcgagtaggaagGAGGGTAtgttacctctgcatttggcaccgGTTACACtgtgttggaatactgtgtctggtGCTGGTGTccagaattcaagaaggatgttgacaagtTGGAGACaattcaaagaagagccacaagaatgaataaaggattGAAAAACaggccttatagtgatagacttatAGCgctcaatatatttagcttaacaaaaagaaggctaaggggtgattTGAGCAGTGTACAAGCACCTGCatgaggaacagaaatttgatcaCAGAGGGCTCGTAAATCTAGCAGACaatggtataacaagatccaatggttggaagttgatgctagacaaattcagactagatataaggcacaattttattttaaaatagcgagggtaattaaccattggaacaacttactagcggttgtggtagattctctatcactggacATCTTTAAATCAACATGGGATGTCTTTTCTAAAAGACGTGCTCTAattcggggtggccaacctgtggctccggagccacatgcggctcttcagaagttaacatgcggctccttgtacaggcaccgactctggggctggagctacaggtgccaactttccaatgtgcccggggggtgctcactgctcaacccccagctctgccacaggccctgcccccactccaccccttcccgccccctcccctgagcctgccgtgccctcactcctctccactcctccgcagagcctcctgcatgccacaaaacagctgatcaggaggtgtggggagggaggaggaggcgctgattggcagggctgctggtgggtgggaggcacagagagcggggtgggggagctaatggggggctgATGACGTAttgctgtggctctttggcaatgtacactggtaaattctgcctccttctcaggctcaggttggctccTTTCCttctctagttcaaccacagctattggacttgaagtAGGAATCAATTCAGGGAAGTTTCAGAGTCTGTGTAGTGCAGGCAGTCAGACTAGccgatcagaatggtcccttctggccttaatctatgAAAATGGATAAATGAATGCTGACAAAAATCAGCATTAATTTACCCATTGACTTTGGGTAGGTCTGGGGTGACTGGACGGTATCGAATCTCCACAAAGTAGGACGATACTGAGGGCAGAATAGTAACCTTTCATCACTGCCACATATACAGTCCTAATCCCAGTGCAGATTCACCACTTTCATGCCTCCCTTTATCCACAGAAAGAATTATACAAATCTAAATGAttcaaaatgtggaaaatataagAAATGGCTAATTTAAGTCACATTGTGTAAGATCATCACATGTGGAATTCATCTAGCAGTTAGAAGGAAAAACTGAATCCTGCCAGTGGCTGACTGTAGGACCTTGcacaagttattaaaaaaaataaaactttcccTTTTCCCGAGCTGTAAAATGGGTACAGTACTTATCTGCTGAACCTCATAAAGATTGTTGCAAGGGTGTTAGTGGATGAACCGCGTACAAATTATCTGTTGAAAGGTAGTCTAGAAATGCACAGCTGACGGTACAGTGCAGTAGCAAGGTTTGTCATCATGACTATGAGATGGACACATTAGTCATGAGCTGTGAAGGCACAAGTAAGATATTCAGCATATGGGTTTTATTCATGCTCTTGCTTTATTCTACAGCATATTAACATGTGTTCTGACTATATTGCAGAGATTACAAGAAaatcattggtttcagagtagcagccgtgttagtctgtatccataaaaagaaaaggaggacttgtggcacctcagagactaacaaatttattagagcataagctttcgtcagctacagctcacttcatcggatgcatacagtggaaaatatagtggggagattttatatacgcagagaacatgaaacaatgggtattagcatacagactgtaacaagagtgaccaggaaaggtgagctattaccagcaggagacgtcaagaattaaaacattcaaaaactagtcggagaacacttcaatctctctggtcacttgattacagacctaaaagtcgcaattcttcaacaaaaaacagactccaatgagagactgctgaattggaattaatttgcaaactggacaccattacattaggcttgaataaagactgggagtggatgggtcattacacaaagtaaaactatttccccatgtttattctccccccaccccccacccccccaccgttcctcacacgttcttgtcaactgctggaaatggcccaccttgattatcactacaaaaggttttttttctctcctgctggtaatagctcaccttacctgatcactctcgttacagtgtgtacggtaacacccattgtttcatgttctctgtgtatataaaatctccccactatattttccactgtatgcatccgatgaagtgagctgtagctcacgaaagcttatgctctaataaatttggtagtctctaaggtgccacaagtactccttttctttttaagaaaatcattctaagtttgtttttaaaaagttattaggAATATTTTTCCATCTTACCTACAAGCAACTGCTTTATTTATCCTCAGTTAGCTTGTACAGATTTctgaaggtgaggggaaaaacattaaagataatttttttaaaagcacttctaAATTTGAACTCTATTTTTTCTGTATTCCACAGATTTAAAGTCCAATATCTAGGCATATACAAGAGTGAAAAGAAAGAACTGTACATCTGAGAGATGTCCCCTTTACATTGGTATAAAGTGCTCCTCTTTCGTTCTAAGGGTAGCGCGATAGCAGGGTTTAAACTTCTCATTTGTCCAGGACTGAACACTTCCCACCTTTGGCTTTAGAGATGAATGATTTGAGGGTGAGAGCAGGAAGAAGGGGAATTCCATATTTGTGGGGAAGGAAAGATTGCACTGGCAAGGTGATttacaaaacagctgtttgagGCTGCCTGTGGGTCTTCAGTTTTACATGAGGTCCCTGGTCAATGGATTAGCAAACAGAGCATTCCCAGGTACATAATAAACATAGTTTATCACCATCACGGCTGTGTTATATTCATAGGATTTACAAGgagaccattaggatcatctagtctgatctcagACCAGGAATTATACAGTTTAGCAATTTCACAGCATCAAGCCAGTAACTTCAGGTTcaactagagcatctcttttacaGAAACGTCCAAGGCTTGATTTAATTTCTTCAAGTAGAGGAGAATCCCCCACTTCCCTTGTtacattgttccaatggctaattaccctcactaatCAAAAAGGCAAAGACATGACAATATCCAATAGCTAGAAGCTAGATAACTTCAGCCTAAAAGCTGGAGATTTTTAACAAAGAGCCTTTAGTCTTTTCCTCAGGCAGGTAGTTATAGCCCACAATCAAGTCAACTCAATTTTATTACACTGAGCTTCTTTACAGTGAGAAACTAAGGCTGATTTTCCAGActtcaaatcattcttgtagctcttttctgaaccctttatACTTTATCAGCAGCCTTTTTGaagtgttgacaccagaactggacataatattcaAGTAACAGTCTCACACGCAGTATCTTGTGTTCAGTGGTCTAACATATCTGATTATTGAAAATTACTGGACAGTTCTGATTTTGCTGGCTGAGATGTCATTTGAGTTGTTTTTAAAGAGAAGTGCTTTTATAATGAATATGTCGTGTATTTTAATCAATCCTCTGGCAGTATGCAAATGTATTCAACAAAGACAGAAAGGAAGTTGATTGGCTGATTTGTGACATTACAGTTCAGCTAGAGAAGATACCATATTCCCCATCAGCAGAGCAGAGAGTATGAGACAAGAAGAGAATGGCAGAGCAGCACTTACGTACCAGTcctgggctgggctcccagctggttgtattagttt is a genomic window of Natator depressus isolate rNatDep1 chromosome 1, rNatDep2.hap1, whole genome shotgun sequence containing:
- the TAGLN3 gene encoding transgelin-3 isoform X2: MANRGPSYGLSREVQEKIEQKYDLELENKLVDWIIIQSGEKIEHPPPGRQNFQKWLMDGTLLCKLINSLHPKGKEPIPKISESKMAFKQMEQISQFLKAAEIYGVRTTDIFQTVDLWEGKDMAAVQRTLMSLGSLAVTKDDGCYRGDPSWFHRKAQQNRRGFSEEQLRRGQNVIGLQMGSNKGASQSGMTGYGMPRQIM
- the TAGLN3 gene encoding transgelin-3 isoform X1 is translated as MLQQQEMANRGPSYGLSREVQEKIEQKYDLELENKLVDWIIIQSGEKIEHPPPGRQNFQKWLMDGTLLCKLINSLHPKGKEPIPKISESKMAFKQMEQISQFLKAAEIYGVRTTDIFQTVDLWEGKDMAAVQRTLMSLGSLAVTKDDGCYRGDPSWFHRKAQQNRRGFSEEQLRRGQNVIGLQMGSNKGASQSGMTGYGMPRQIM